One segment of Rhodopirellula baltica SH 1 DNA contains the following:
- a CDS encoding PQQ-like beta-propeller repeat protein produces MLNSRFGSLAVCIPLLSAMLGSFGPSPQCILAEDWNVFRGPWGNGIANTDASVPTEWSREKNIAFRTELPGQGWSSPVIANDWIYVSAAIPIDQSTDPKTTDYDLSLIVLDAKSGDVLKTVSLMRQTAEKSPKIHKKNSHASPTPIVDGDRVFVHFGYQGTACVDLEGNVIWKNRDLFFKPVHGNGGTPVLVDDKLIFTCDGASDPKVVALDAKTGKIAWEVERPNDANRKFSFCTPALIVVNGQKQVIAPGSDCVLSIAPADGRVIWQLLYSGYSVIPKPIYHNGLVYLSTSYDTPSMLAIDPTGEGDVTDTHLEWSLKKNVPHTPSMLADEEWIYSISDDGIAMCVEAATGEIVYKKRVGGGFSSSPVMVDNKIYYTNESGLTTVIASGPDYKVLAENDLGERTLASAAVHGNALFIRTADAIYRIEE; encoded by the coding sequence ATGCTCAATTCCCGGTTCGGCAGCCTTGCCGTTTGCATTCCGTTGTTGTCAGCCATGCTTGGTTCGTTTGGCCCGTCGCCTCAATGCATCCTGGCGGAGGATTGGAACGTGTTCCGCGGACCGTGGGGAAATGGAATCGCCAACACAGACGCAAGCGTTCCAACGGAATGGTCACGCGAAAAGAACATTGCCTTTCGAACGGAGTTACCAGGTCAGGGTTGGTCGTCGCCTGTCATCGCGAATGATTGGATCTATGTTTCAGCGGCAATTCCGATCGACCAATCAACCGATCCGAAGACGACGGACTACGATTTGTCGCTGATCGTCTTGGATGCAAAAAGCGGCGATGTGCTGAAGACGGTGTCGCTGATGCGGCAGACGGCTGAGAAGAGCCCAAAGATTCACAAGAAGAATTCACACGCCAGCCCAACGCCCATCGTTGATGGCGACCGAGTGTTCGTGCACTTCGGTTACCAAGGGACCGCATGTGTTGATTTGGAAGGCAATGTGATTTGGAAAAACCGGGATCTGTTTTTCAAACCAGTTCACGGAAACGGTGGCACGCCGGTGTTGGTCGACGACAAACTGATCTTCACCTGCGATGGTGCCAGCGATCCGAAGGTGGTCGCGTTGGATGCAAAGACTGGCAAGATTGCTTGGGAAGTTGAACGTCCGAACGATGCGAATCGAAAGTTTTCGTTCTGCACTCCAGCGTTGATCGTCGTGAACGGTCAGAAGCAAGTGATCGCACCCGGAAGCGACTGCGTTTTGTCAATCGCTCCCGCGGATGGACGAGTGATTTGGCAATTGCTGTATTCGGGTTACTCGGTAATTCCAAAGCCGATCTATCACAACGGATTGGTTTATTTATCGACCAGCTATGACACGCCCAGCATGCTTGCCATCGATCCGACAGGCGAGGGCGATGTCACGGACACGCATTTAGAATGGTCTCTGAAAAAGAACGTTCCCCACACACCATCCATGTTGGCGGATGAGGAATGGATCTATTCCATCAGTGACGATGGAATTGCGATGTGTGTGGAAGCCGCCACCGGTGAGATCGTTTACAAAAAGCGAGTGGGCGGCGGTTTTTCGTCTTCGCCGGTGATGGTCGACAACAAGATCTACTACACCAACGAATCGGGTTTGACGACCGTCATCGCAAGCGGTCCCGATTACAAGGTCCTGGCAGAGAATGATTTGGGAGAACGCACCCTGGCATCCGCGGCAGTGCACGGCAACGCTTTGTTCATCCGTACCGCCGATGCGATCTATCGAATCGAAGAATGA
- a CDS encoding TFIIB-type zinc ribbon-containing protein, with protein MNCGSCGAPVTRMGRSGRYYCEYCECEAVATPLNDSVDGLVLTGTQAETPCLTCDHTQLELGSLGKYPIQGCRRCQGVLLNRSTFARLIRERRESYEGPDRTGEFDPALDGPRDHHSRLTCPKCRTLMDSFFYAGPGRVAIDSCGRCESVWLDCGEISSITEAPGLR; from the coding sequence ATGAATTGCGGATCATGCGGTGCCCCCGTCACGCGAATGGGACGATCTGGACGATACTACTGCGAGTATTGCGAATGCGAAGCGGTTGCGACCCCGCTGAATGATTCCGTCGATGGCTTGGTCCTAACGGGCACACAAGCGGAGACACCCTGTTTGACTTGTGACCACACTCAATTGGAACTCGGATCGCTTGGCAAGTATCCCATTCAAGGATGCAGACGGTGCCAGGGCGTCCTGCTGAATCGTTCCACGTTCGCCAGGTTGATTCGCGAGCGTCGGGAGTCTTACGAAGGTCCCGACCGAACCGGTGAGTTTGATCCCGCGTTGGATGGTCCACGCGATCACCACTCCCGGTTGACTTGCCCCAAGTGCCGCACACTGATGGACTCGTTCTTCTATGCCGGTCCCGGACGCGTCGCCATTGACTCATGCGGTCGATGCGAAAGCGTTTGGCTGGACTGCGGCGAGATCTCCTCCATCACCGAAGCCCCCGGACTCCGCTGA
- a CDS encoding exo-alpha-sialidase — MSLPMLPKSVVSVLLAGVLACTAAHAQRPPTGVPNGIEKVLRIEPRPGNGRNSEGDFVQLKDGRLLLVYTKFIGTGDHAPAALVSRHSNDNGITWTTEDDSVIERGDDDANLMSVSLLRLQDGRIGLFYIRKYDPTPDAKHLFLDDILMRTSSDEGDTWSEPTRIVPKDTPSYSVLNNDRVIQLSSGRLIVPLAVHYRVGWPGYRKSAEMVCYLSDDQGATWKRSQSALTSESLAQEPGVVELSDGRVMMFCRSSNAQLLSYSDDQGDTWSDLKPSSFTQPTVSPASIERIPSTGDLLMLWNNGDDELAKKQPVGRRPFTAAISKDDGKTWQNIQNVGTDPEGWYCYTAIEFVDDHVLLAHCEYPRLNSLQLTRIPVSWFYPGETVSANTPAESQTAPLDYAVSLEVTHEGFDGKECWVHARVGTVPDASGAATAVMTTQKLLLSGSDVFYRLHESRKTPESNAWSKLSPIDSFSRQKVEGDRIPRGGKGAEAMLQEGDETTVCDFVPQWHAASQRLLGIGQTVWYRNNRVMHVRPRGVAYSVMDPQNSSWNDWKVLELPDEPQFQNAGSGSAQRVDLPGGDVLLPVYCKRPDQKQYSSLIVRCRFDGETLHYIEHGNALTIPVERGMAEPSLTHYDGRYYMTIRNDQHGYVATSDDGLHFDEPQRWKFDDGKDLGSYNTQQHWVTHSNGLFLVYTRRGANNDHVFRHRAPLFMAQVDPNSLRVIRATERVLVPEHGARLGNFGVTRVSKDETWVSVTEWMQPAGVEKHGSDNRIFIAKLRWNQPNDLASMTSNPGISVETTAYCKPPQAMTEELGDYRSPLIFENGTRVPHASQWPQRRKEIQTRWESLLGKWPKPITDPQVTISETVHLDSVTKHTIEFQWTPNEKATAYLLVPNTVEHADHDLPAVLSVYYEPETAIGLGKPHRDFALQLAHRGFVTLSIGTTEATEAKTYSLYHPSIDDASVQPLSMLAYAATTAWQVLADRPEVDPNRIGVVGHSFGGKWAMFAACLSERFACGAWSDPGIVFDESMSGVNYWEPWYLGYHPKPWRKRGLITQDNPARGLYPRLIAQGHDLHELHALMAPRPFLVSGGSADPIRRWTALNHSVAVNALLGHDDRVAMTNRADHSPNEDSNSVLYAFFEKHLAPSDVSL; from the coding sequence ATGTCTCTGCCGATGCTGCCCAAATCCGTCGTGTCTGTCCTTTTAGCCGGCGTACTAGCCTGCACCGCCGCCCACGCCCAGCGTCCACCGACTGGCGTGCCGAACGGAATCGAAAAGGTTCTGCGGATCGAGCCTCGTCCCGGTAATGGCCGCAATAGCGAAGGCGATTTCGTTCAGTTGAAGGACGGACGCCTGCTATTGGTTTACACCAAGTTCATTGGAACCGGCGACCACGCACCGGCGGCATTGGTATCGCGTCACTCAAACGACAACGGCATCACCTGGACGACCGAAGACGACTCAGTGATCGAACGCGGCGACGACGACGCGAATTTGATGTCTGTGTCGTTGCTGCGTCTGCAAGATGGTCGCATTGGTTTGTTCTACATCCGCAAATACGATCCGACACCGGATGCCAAACATTTGTTCTTGGACGACATCTTGATGCGAACCAGCTCGGACGAAGGAGACACTTGGTCCGAACCGACTCGGATCGTTCCCAAAGACACGCCTTCCTATAGCGTGCTGAACAATGACCGCGTGATTCAACTCAGCAGCGGTCGATTGATCGTGCCTTTGGCGGTTCACTATCGAGTCGGTTGGCCAGGTTATCGAAAGTCGGCCGAGATGGTTTGTTACTTGTCGGACGATCAAGGCGCAACATGGAAACGCAGCCAATCCGCGTTGACCTCCGAATCACTGGCACAGGAACCAGGCGTCGTCGAACTGAGTGATGGTCGCGTGATGATGTTTTGCCGCAGCAGCAATGCTCAGTTGCTCTCCTACTCGGACGACCAGGGCGATACATGGTCGGACTTGAAGCCGTCATCATTCACTCAGCCCACTGTTTCACCCGCATCGATCGAACGCATTCCATCCACCGGCGATTTGCTGATGCTGTGGAACAACGGCGACGACGAACTGGCAAAGAAACAACCTGTTGGTCGACGTCCTTTCACCGCTGCGATCTCGAAAGACGATGGAAAGACATGGCAGAACATTCAAAACGTTGGAACGGATCCCGAAGGCTGGTACTGCTACACCGCCATCGAGTTTGTCGACGATCATGTCTTGCTGGCCCACTGCGAGTACCCACGACTGAACTCGTTGCAGCTGACCCGAATTCCCGTCTCTTGGTTCTATCCAGGAGAAACCGTGTCGGCCAATACGCCGGCTGAATCTCAAACAGCACCCTTGGACTACGCGGTCTCACTCGAAGTCACCCATGAAGGGTTTGACGGCAAAGAATGTTGGGTACACGCTCGAGTGGGAACTGTTCCTGACGCCAGTGGTGCTGCCACCGCGGTCATGACCACACAAAAGTTGTTGCTGTCAGGTTCCGATGTCTTCTACCGTTTGCATGAATCTCGAAAAACGCCCGAATCAAACGCATGGTCGAAACTCAGCCCCATCGACTCCTTTTCACGTCAGAAGGTGGAAGGCGATCGCATTCCACGCGGCGGAAAAGGTGCCGAGGCAATGCTGCAGGAAGGCGACGAAACGACCGTTTGCGACTTCGTTCCCCAGTGGCACGCGGCGAGTCAGCGGTTGCTGGGAATCGGACAAACCGTTTGGTATCGCAACAACCGGGTGATGCATGTTCGCCCACGAGGAGTTGCTTACAGTGTGATGGATCCTCAAAACTCAAGTTGGAATGACTGGAAAGTTCTTGAACTACCTGACGAGCCTCAGTTTCAAAACGCGGGCTCGGGCAGTGCCCAACGAGTCGACTTACCCGGCGGAGACGTTCTGTTGCCGGTCTACTGCAAACGCCCGGATCAAAAGCAGTACTCGTCGCTGATCGTACGATGTCGTTTTGACGGTGAAACACTTCACTACATCGAACATGGCAACGCGCTGACGATTCCCGTCGAAAGAGGGATGGCCGAACCATCGCTGACGCATTACGACGGTCGCTACTACATGACCATCCGGAATGATCAACATGGTTATGTCGCGACCAGCGATGACGGACTGCACTTCGATGAACCACAGCGTTGGAAATTCGATGACGGCAAAGACCTGGGCAGCTACAACACACAACAGCACTGGGTAACCCATAGCAACGGACTGTTTCTGGTTTACACGCGGCGCGGTGCAAACAACGACCACGTGTTTCGGCACCGTGCGCCGTTGTTCATGGCTCAGGTCGACCCCAATTCCCTGCGAGTGATTCGCGCCACCGAACGAGTCTTGGTTCCCGAGCACGGTGCTCGCCTGGGGAACTTTGGCGTCACTCGCGTTTCCAAAGACGAGACTTGGGTATCAGTGACCGAATGGATGCAGCCCGCGGGAGTCGAGAAACACGGAAGCGACAACCGAATCTTCATCGCGAAACTGCGGTGGAATCAACCAAATGACCTCGCATCGATGACCAGCAATCCGGGAATCAGCGTGGAGACGACTGCCTATTGCAAACCACCACAGGCGATGACCGAAGAACTCGGTGACTATCGATCACCGTTGATTTTCGAAAATGGAACACGAGTGCCCCACGCAAGCCAATGGCCGCAAAGACGAAAAGAAATTCAAACGCGTTGGGAATCCTTGCTGGGCAAATGGCCGAAACCGATCACTGATCCACAGGTCACCATTTCAGAGACTGTTCATCTGGATTCGGTAACGAAACACACCATCGAGTTCCAATGGACGCCTAATGAAAAAGCGACCGCGTATCTGCTGGTACCTAATACCGTCGAGCACGCTGATCACGATTTACCGGCGGTTCTTTCGGTCTACTACGAACCTGAAACCGCCATCGGTCTGGGCAAACCGCACCGCGACTTCGCTTTGCAATTGGCCCATCGCGGATTTGTGACGCTCTCCATTGGCACAACCGAAGCGACAGAAGCGAAGACTTATTCGTTGTATCACCCGTCCATCGATGATGCGTCGGTTCAACCATTGTCAATGTTGGCTTATGCCGCCACGACCGCATGGCAAGTCTTAGCGGACCGTCCCGAAGTCGACCCGAATCGAATCGGTGTGGTGGGACATTCGTTCGGCGGAAAATGGGCGATGTTCGCCGCCTGTCTTTCCGAACGATTTGCCTGTGGGGCGTGGTCGGACCCTGGCATCGTGTTCGACGAATCGATGTCAGGCGTCAACTACTGGGAGCCGTGGTATTTGGGATACCATCCGAAACCCTGGCGAAAACGCGGTTTGATCACACAGGACAATCCGGCTCGCGGTTTATACCCACGACTGATCGCCCAGGGGCATGATTTGCACGAACTGCACGCGTTGATGGCACCGCGGCCATTTCTCGTCTCGGGTGGTTCCGCCGATCCGATTCGTCGCTGGACGGCTCTGAATCATTCCGTCGCGGTCAATGCATTGCTTGGCCACGATGACCGAGTCGCGATGACCAACCGTGCGGACCACTCGCCAAACGAGGACTCCAACTCAGTCTTGTACGCATTCTTCGAAAAACACTTGGCTCCATCCGACGTTTCTCTGTGA